In Pseudomonas sp. ADAK2, the genomic window CGTCCTGCACCTGTCGAGCAAAGTGCTCGGCCTCGGCCTGATGCTGCTTTTGGTGGGCATCTACGGCGCTTACCTGCACGTCGGGCCCTTGCCAATTGCGGTACAGGTCTCGATGCACGCCATGACCATCCTCGGTCCGACCCTGCTGAAAATCGGCTACGTGATGCGACTGCTCGCCCAACATCGGTTGGCAACCCACATGATCGGGGCAGTGGCTTGATGCGCACACTGGCGGCGTCACCGG contains:
- a CDS encoding transmembrane sensor/regulator PpyR translates to MFDFFSHPQHVLHLSSKVLGLGLMLLLVGIYGAYLHVGPLPIAVQVSMHAMTILGPTLLKIGYVMRLLAQHRLATHMIGAVA